In the genome of Pelobacter seleniigenes DSM 18267, one region contains:
- a CDS encoding CheR family methyltransferase, with the protein MIDDKGEDDKHPDGPLGTGNDPFPVVALGASAGGLESLEKFFLNIPPDSGMAFVVVVHLDPQHKTLLPGLLARYTQMATCLAEDGTAIVPNTVYIIPSNREMTICGGQLRLDEKQIERGVRHTIDNFLISLAADAGSRAVAVILSGTGTDGTIGIKDINVAGGVVIAEAEHSAKYAGMPNSAISSGLVDLILPAEAMGEKLLELESKPPLLRSNELDPAKRIAENLGRIFHLVKRKTGHDFSTYKTNTMVRRIDRRMYINNIATVEDYVALLEQSAGECRALFKEVLISVTGFFRDPEAFNWLEKEIIPKLFEERDPSRPIRIWLPGCATGEEAYSLAILLKEYADDQQENCKIQIFASDIDQQAIDSARKGIYPEGISAQISKDRLKRFFTRTDNHFEINKQLREMVIFAYHNLIKDPPFSRLDLVICRNLLIYLNPEVQKRVIALFYQVLRPGGFLFVGTSETVGRHTDLFRVLNKKWKIFVRRHHGPQLQYNLITATPTVSDLPVPEKTGAKTTPLSPGQIAERLLIHRYSPPCVVINNKHEILYYSTRTARYLEPPLGEPTHDILLLVHQDLRPALRAAIHKLQTAQEAVEYRNLSMHTADTVEKVRLRVEPILKPPAAQELALVIFEREEPLSAASSAAQDLPGQPQQADQEQIIAQLEDQLHATQEELQATIERLESANEELKSSNEELMSMNEEFQSTNEELETSKEELQALNEELVTVNAELERKIEELGQTNDDLQNLLSSSEIATIFLNRQLQVKRFTPRLAGLFNLIDSDIGRPLRHLTGRISYPELEQDAETVLDTLTPIERELSSVDGKKHFLMRMLPYRTAEDQIDGIVVTFINITNRLLAEENRARLATIVEATNDAVIGESIAGVITSWNAGAEKIYGYSAAEMIGNRIDRLVPANLRQERADIVSCLQRGEQIRNLETERICKDGRHVQMSLSISPIYNRQHEIVATATIARDISMQKQHLQQLAESERLQRSRAEEMEALMEAVPAAVWMAKDPHCREVTGNRASFEMIRLERDTNPSKSAPGGGPTNFRIYKNGRELVPEELPLQQAARDGKVIHGFEEDILFADGDHITVYGNAAPLLDEQGQPRGAVSAFIDISPLKRMEESLRQAEKMQAIGQLAGGIAHDFNNQLSGVLGFADLIISKTDNPELSRYAQSIKYSAMQSADLTQQLLAFGRKGSFIRQPVQIHKLLKDIQMILAHSLDKRIEVQHHFNAVTDTVSGDPAHLQSALLNIAINARDAMPEGGQLILTTELVDLDQDFCNRYPEKIVPGRYLNISITDTGIGIAPNHLSKIFEPFFTTKKIGEGTGMGLSGAYATVQRHGGFIEVQSQPGEGSTFMTYLPLSKAEESQPGKTAKLAAPVKGQGRILLVDDEEMVRNVAAEMLTALGYKVFTCVNGAEALEYYQKHWQEIDLVILDMIMPKMNGYDTFKGLRAVNPEVLAILATGYSTDGLAQTILAEGCKTVISKPFEYAELSTVVADILQQHGAMPEG; encoded by the coding sequence ATGATCGACGACAAGGGAGAGGATGATAAGCACCCGGACGGCCCCCTCGGCACAGGCAACGATCCGTTTCCCGTTGTTGCCTTGGGAGCGTCTGCCGGCGGTCTGGAATCTCTGGAAAAATTTTTCCTCAATATTCCGCCCGACAGCGGCATGGCATTTGTTGTGGTCGTCCACCTTGATCCGCAGCATAAAACCCTGCTGCCCGGATTGCTGGCACGCTATACTCAAATGGCCACCTGCCTGGCCGAAGACGGAACCGCCATCGTCCCGAACACCGTCTATATCATCCCCTCCAATCGCGAAATGACCATCTGTGGCGGACAGCTGCGGCTTGACGAGAAGCAGATCGAGCGCGGCGTTCGGCATACCATCGATAACTTTCTGATCTCCCTGGCTGCTGATGCCGGTTCGCGGGCCGTGGCCGTCATCCTCTCGGGAACCGGGACTGACGGGACAATCGGGATCAAGGATATCAACGTCGCGGGCGGAGTGGTCATTGCCGAAGCGGAGCACAGCGCCAAATATGCCGGCATGCCCAACAGCGCCATCAGCAGCGGGCTGGTCGATCTGATCCTGCCCGCTGAAGCCATGGGGGAAAAACTCCTGGAACTGGAGAGCAAGCCACCGCTGCTGCGGAGCAACGAGCTTGATCCGGCCAAGAGAATTGCCGAAAATCTGGGCAGAATCTTCCATCTGGTCAAAAGAAAAACCGGCCACGATTTCAGTACCTATAAAACCAATACCATGGTGCGGCGGATCGATCGGCGCATGTATATCAACAACATTGCCACAGTCGAAGATTATGTCGCACTCCTTGAGCAAAGCGCCGGGGAATGTCGAGCCCTGTTCAAAGAGGTGCTGATCAGTGTCACCGGTTTTTTCCGTGATCCGGAAGCATTCAACTGGCTGGAAAAAGAAATCATCCCCAAACTTTTTGAAGAGCGCGATCCATCCCGGCCAATCCGCATCTGGCTGCCCGGCTGCGCCACAGGGGAAGAGGCTTATTCCCTGGCGATCCTGCTGAAAGAATATGCGGACGACCAGCAGGAGAATTGCAAAATCCAGATTTTTGCCAGCGATATCGACCAGCAGGCGATCGACTCCGCCCGCAAGGGCATTTATCCGGAAGGGATCAGTGCCCAGATCAGCAAAGACCGGCTGAAGCGCTTCTTCACCCGGACCGACAATCACTTCGAGATCAATAAACAGCTTCGCGAAATGGTGATCTTCGCCTACCACAACCTGATCAAAGACCCGCCATTTTCCCGTCTCGATCTGGTCATCTGCAGAAACCTGCTGATTTATCTCAACCCCGAGGTCCAAAAACGCGTGATCGCCCTGTTCTATCAGGTTCTCAGACCAGGCGGCTTCCTTTTTGTCGGGACCTCGGAAACCGTCGGCCGGCATACCGATCTGTTTCGTGTGCTCAATAAAAAATGGAAAATTTTTGTGCGCAGGCACCACGGTCCACAGTTGCAGTATAATCTGATCACCGCGACCCCGACGGTCTCGGACCTGCCCGTCCCGGAAAAAACCGGGGCGAAGACCACCCCCTTAAGTCCGGGACAGATTGCGGAACGACTGCTGATTCATCGTTATTCCCCCCCCTGCGTCGTCATCAACAATAAGCACGAAATCCTCTACTACTCCACCCGCACGGCACGCTACCTGGAACCGCCGTTAGGAGAACCGACCCATGACATCCTGTTGCTGGTCCACCAAGACCTGCGCCCTGCGCTCAGAGCCGCCATCCACAAACTGCAGACCGCCCAGGAAGCGGTTGAATACCGGAATTTATCCATGCACACTGCCGACACGGTGGAAAAGGTTCGGCTGCGGGTTGAGCCGATCCTGAAGCCACCCGCGGCACAGGAACTGGCCCTGGTCATTTTTGAACGGGAAGAGCCGCTTTCAGCAGCGTCTTCCGCAGCACAGGACTTGCCCGGCCAGCCGCAGCAGGCCGACCAGGAACAGATCATTGCCCAGCTGGAAGACCAACTCCATGCGACCCAGGAAGAGTTACAGGCAACCATTGAACGCCTGGAATCGGCCAACGAAGAGCTGAAAAGCTCAAACGAAGAGCTGATGTCCATGAACGAAGAGTTCCAGTCAACCAATGAGGAATTGGAGACCTCCAAGGAAGAACTCCAGGCTCTCAATGAAGAGCTGGTGACCGTCAACGCCGAGTTGGAAAGAAAGATCGAAGAACTGGGACAGACCAACGACGATCTGCAGAATCTGCTGAGCAGTTCCGAAATCGCCACGATCTTTCTCAATCGACAACTCCAGGTCAAACGCTTTACCCCGCGCCTGGCCGGCCTTTTCAATCTGATTGATTCCGATATCGGCCGCCCCTTACGACACCTGACCGGCAGAATCAGCTATCCGGAACTGGAACAAGACGCGGAAACGGTCTTGGACACCCTCACCCCGATTGAGCGCGAGCTGTCTTCCGTGGATGGCAAAAAGCACTTTTTGATGCGGATGCTCCCCTATCGGACCGCTGAAGACCAGATTGACGGCATCGTCGTCACCTTTATCAATATCACCAACCGCCTGCTGGCCGAAGAGAACCGGGCACGGCTGGCGACCATTGTCGAAGCCACCAACGACGCTGTCATCGGCGAATCGATCGCCGGCGTGATCACCAGCTGGAACGCCGGTGCAGAAAAAATCTACGGCTACAGCGCTGCGGAAATGATCGGCAACCGCATAGATCGCCTGGTGCCCGCCAACCTGCGTCAGGAGCGCGCGGACATCGTCAGCTGCCTGCAGCGTGGCGAACAGATCCGCAACCTGGAAACCGAACGGATCTGCAAGGACGGCCGTCACGTCCAGATGTCCCTGAGCATTTCGCCGATTTATAATCGGCAGCATGAAATCGTCGCCACCGCAACCATTGCCCGGGATATCTCCATGCAGAAGCAGCACCTGCAGCAACTTGCGGAGAGCGAACGCCTGCAGCGCAGCCGCGCCGAAGAAATGGAAGCGCTGATGGAAGCCGTTCCGGCCGCCGTCTGGATGGCCAAAGATCCGCACTGCCGGGAGGTCACCGGGAATCGGGCCTCTTTCGAGATGATCCGGCTTGAGCGTGATACCAATCCCTCCAAAAGCGCGCCGGGGGGAGGTCCGACCAATTTCAGAATCTACAAGAACGGTCGCGAACTAGTCCCAGAGGAACTGCCGCTGCAGCAGGCGGCCCGTGACGGTAAAGTGATTCATGGCTTTGAAGAGGATATTCTCTTCGCGGACGGCGATCATATCACCGTTTACGGCAACGCCGCCCCGCTGTTGGATGAACAGGGACAGCCGCGCGGTGCAGTTTCCGCTTTCATCGATATCAGCCCGTTGAAAAGAATGGAGGAAAGCCTGCGTCAGGCCGAAAAGATGCAGGCCATCGGCCAACTGGCGGGGGGCATCGCCCACGATTTCAATAACCAGCTCTCCGGCGTCCTCGGCTTTGCCGATTTAATCATCAGCAAGACGGATAACCCGGAGTTGTCCAGGTATGCGCAAAGCATCAAATATTCGGCCATGCAGTCAGCCGACCTGACCCAGCAACTGCTCGCCTTCGGTCGCAAAGGATCCTTCATCAGGCAACCGGTCCAGATCCATAAGCTGCTCAAGGATATCCAGATGATCCTGGCGCATAGTCTGGACAAGCGGATTGAAGTCCAGCATCACTTCAATGCAGTAACAGATACGGTCAGCGGCGATCCGGCCCATCTTCAATCGGCACTGCTCAATATCGCCATCAACGCGCGCGACGCCATGCCCGAGGGCGGGCAACTGATCCTGACCACCGAACTGGTCGACCTGGACCAGGACTTCTGCAACCGGTATCCCGAGAAGATCGTCCCGGGTCGCTATCTGAACATCAGTATTACGGATACCGGCATCGGAATTGCCCCGAATCATCTGAGCAAAATCTTCGAACCGTTTTTCACCACCAAAAAAATCGGCGAGGGGACCGGAATGGGACTTTCCGGAGCGTACGCCACCGTCCAGCGCCATGGCGGGTTCATCGAAGTGCAAAGCCAGCCCGGGGAAGGATCCACGTTCATGACCTATCTTCCCCTCTCCAAGGCAGAGGAGAGTCAGCCGGGAAAAACCGCAAAACTGGCCGCCCCGGTCAAAGGACAAGGCAGAATCCTCCTCGTTGACGATGAGGAAATGGTCCGTAATGTTGCGGCAGAAATGCTGACCGCTCTCGGCTATAAGGTCTTTACTTGCGTTAACGGCGCCGAAGCGCTTGAGTACTACCAGAAACACTGGCAGGAAATCGATCTGGTCATTCTGGATATGATCATGCCGAAAATGAACGGCTATGACACCTTCAAAGGCTTACGCGCCGTCAACCCGGAGGTGCTTGCCATCCTGGCGACCGGCTACAGTACCGACGGCCTGGCTCAAACCATTCTGGCCGAAGGGTGCAAAACGGTTATCAGCAAGCCTTTTGAATATGCCGAGCTGTCAACCGTTGTTGCCGATATTTTGCAGCAGCACGGAGCTATGCCTGAGGGCTAG
- a CDS encoding glycine cleavage system protein R yields MSPRFIMTAFGKDRTGIVADVTRLLYENDCNLEDTTMSMLADEFTLSLLFSSADDSIEELLARECRRLELDKGISAFVRPLKSERDQTRTSYKTCTLQIEGLDQAGIVYKTSQFLADHQLNILQLDSTASASPQSGATVYSMTIHVQVPEQLPFDQLEDELAAVADELHVDITLAR; encoded by the coding sequence ATGTCACCTCGTTTTATCATGACCGCCTTCGGCAAAGATCGCACCGGGATTGTCGCCGATGTCACCCGCCTGCTTTACGAGAATGATTGCAATCTGGAAGATACCACCATGTCGATGCTGGCGGATGAATTCACCCTGAGCCTGTTGTTCTCCAGTGCCGACGACAGCATTGAAGAACTGCTGGCACGGGAGTGCCGACGCCTTGAGCTGGACAAAGGGATTTCCGCGTTTGTCCGCCCGCTTAAGAGTGAGCGTGACCAAACCCGCACCAGCTACAAAACCTGCACCCTCCAGATCGAAGGACTGGATCAAGCTGGAATCGTCTATAAAACCAGCCAATTTCTCGCTGATCATCAGTTGAATATCCTGCAGCTTGATTCTACGGCCAGTGCCTCACCGCAGAGCGGCGCGACCGTCTACAGCATGACCATCCATGTTCAGGTCCCGGAACAGCTGCCCTTCGATCAGCTTGAAGATGAGCTTGCCGCGGTGGCCGATGAACTGCATGTCGATATCACCCTGGCACGCTAA
- a CDS encoding DODA-type extradiol aromatic ring-opening family dioxygenase — translation MNESLNPVLFLSHGAPDLPLTEHPAKQAWQDIGKKLPRPQGIIVISAHWLTNQVTISTADSYTTMHDFSGFPPQLYRIEYPANGSKPLAAAIQAQLAHQGLCPETDSKRGLDHGAWVPLSLLYPQADIPVVAVSLPMSADLDGLFAFGRGLAELRRDNLILCSGAVTHNLRELTAEGTPPADWAVSFTAWVKQQLTSAAWANLKQFHSAPYARMAHPTDEHFLPLFVAAGAAQGQKAQVLHDSFSYGNLAMTVFAFTNKSQQLPVV, via the coding sequence ATGAATGAATCTTTGAATCCGGTCCTTTTTTTATCCCATGGTGCCCCGGACCTGCCGTTAACTGAACATCCGGCCAAACAGGCCTGGCAGGACATCGGCAAAAAGCTACCACGCCCGCAAGGGATCATTGTGATTTCGGCCCACTGGCTGACCAACCAAGTGACGATCAGCACTGCGGACAGCTACACGACCATGCATGATTTCAGCGGGTTTCCGCCGCAACTGTACCGCATCGAATATCCGGCCAACGGGTCGAAACCATTGGCCGCAGCCATTCAGGCCCAACTGGCGCACCAGGGCCTGTGCCCTGAAACCGATTCAAAACGCGGCCTCGATCACGGCGCCTGGGTGCCCCTGTCGTTGCTTTACCCGCAGGCAGATATCCCTGTCGTGGCCGTCAGCCTGCCGATGAGTGCCGACCTTGACGGGCTTTTTGCCTTCGGCCGCGGGCTCGCTGAACTACGGCGAGACAACCTGATTCTCTGTTCGGGAGCCGTGACTCATAACCTCCGTGAATTGACAGCCGAAGGTACACCACCGGCGGACTGGGCGGTCAGTTTTACCGCCTGGGTCAAACAGCAACTGACCAGCGCCGCCTGGGCCAATCTCAAACAGTTTCACTCAGCCCCTTATGCCCGCATGGCCCATCCGACCGATGAGCACTTTTTGCCCCTGTTTGTCGCCGCCGGGGCTGCGCAAGGTCAAAAAGCCCAGGTCCTGCACGACAGTTTCAGCTATGGCAATCTGGCGATGACCGTCTTTGCGTTTACCAATAAAAGTCAACAGTTACCGGTTGTTTGA
- a CDS encoding YceI family protein has protein sequence MLKKLTLLLSSLPLLATGAGAEVYNIDPAHTQIHFTIPHLVAFKVRGNFNDFTGTVDIDTQAKQLTSAQAVIKTASIDTRNTQRDEHLRSGDFFAVNEYPELTFKSKKITGSGDNITVVGDLTIKNVTKEVVLKGGFAGTAIDPWGNKRAGFEANGEIDRKDFGLNWNKALEAGGFLVGDKVEIGLEVEAVAQQ, from the coding sequence ATGTTAAAAAAACTGACCTTGCTATTATCCTCTCTGCCGTTGCTGGCAACCGGCGCTGGTGCCGAGGTTTACAACATTGACCCGGCCCACACCCAGATTCATTTCACGATTCCCCACCTGGTGGCGTTCAAAGTCCGCGGTAATTTTAATGATTTCACCGGCACCGTTGATATTGACACGCAGGCCAAGCAATTGACCTCAGCTCAGGCGGTCATCAAAACGGCCTCTATCGATACCCGGAACACGCAACGTGATGAGCACCTGCGAAGCGGAGACTTTTTTGCCGTTAACGAGTACCCGGAGCTGACCTTCAAAAGCAAAAAAATTACCGGCAGCGGCGACAATATTACCGTGGTCGGAGATCTGACCATCAAGAACGTGACCAAAGAAGTTGTACTCAAAGGCGGCTTTGCCGGGACAGCCATTGACCCCTGGGGAAATAAGCGGGCCGGGTTTGAAGCGAATGGCGAGATTGACCGCAAGGATTTCGGCCTGAACTGGAACAAAGCCCTGGAAGCCGGCGGGTTCCTGGTCGGCGACAAGGTTGAAATCGGCCTGGAAGTCGAAGCTGTCGCCCAGCAGTAA
- a CDS encoding LysR family transcriptional regulator, with protein MTLDQLKILVAIADQGSVLGAARALYRTQPTLSVLLQKLEEELGVQLLDRSSYRAMLTPAGWQLYKKARGVLAQVDDLTNLAHYLAVGNEPSLALAVEASCPMPLVLEILQSSDKKYPQTEFNLQVENIWGAIEKLRKGEVDLAVSPWFLELEEFDSIPLTRTRLLAVAGAGFLADREALDTEMMKSYVQIVVRDSSNNPDNRSYGVLDGGRHWVVGDHMTKKQLILAGLGWGKLQESLIEEELKGGELVPLAIDRYPCSVDIEIRAMRRQGQPVGPVAASLWDDFSELGRRRTWLKEPMV; from the coding sequence ATGACTCTTGATCAACTCAAAATTTTGGTGGCCATTGCCGACCAGGGGAGTGTCCTGGGGGCCGCCCGGGCCTTGTACCGGACCCAACCGACCCTCAGCGTGTTACTGCAAAAGCTCGAAGAAGAACTTGGCGTGCAACTTCTCGATCGCAGCAGTTATCGGGCCATGCTGACCCCGGCCGGATGGCAACTGTATAAAAAGGCCAGAGGGGTTTTGGCTCAGGTTGACGACCTGACGAACCTGGCCCACTACCTGGCAGTCGGCAATGAGCCTTCGTTGGCGCTTGCGGTCGAGGCGAGTTGTCCCATGCCTCTGGTCCTGGAAATACTGCAGAGCAGTGATAAAAAATATCCCCAGACCGAATTCAATCTGCAGGTTGAGAACATTTGGGGGGCTATTGAAAAATTACGAAAAGGGGAGGTCGACTTGGCGGTCAGCCCCTGGTTTCTGGAATTGGAGGAATTCGACAGTATTCCGTTGACCAGAACCCGCCTGCTGGCGGTTGCTGGCGCCGGTTTCCTGGCTGATCGGGAGGCCCTGGATACCGAGATGATGAAAAGCTATGTACAGATCGTTGTTCGCGACAGCAGCAACAACCCGGACAATCGTTCCTACGGCGTGCTGGATGGGGGGCGGCATTGGGTGGTGGGTGATCATATGACCAAAAAACAATTGATCCTGGCCGGTTTGGGTTGGGGGAAATTGCAGGAAAGCCTGATCGAAGAAGAGCTCAAGGGCGGCGAACTGGTCCCATTGGCCATTGACAGGTATCCCTGTTCGGTTGACATTGAAATCCGCGCCATGCGCCGCCAGGGCCAGCCGGTGGGTCCGGTTGCCGCTTCGCTCTGGGATGATTTCAGTGAATTGGGGCGCCGCCGGACATGGTTGAAAGAGCCGATGGTCTGA
- a CDS encoding tetratricopeptide repeat protein, with product MLLLSISAGDPEKKSVMGHDEYNELLHKGISAAEKGFIPSAQAYLDQAAQINHSPAVLSYQAYCLAKGQGRIQAAIQFCRDALDRDPHNSLHYLIMGRILLLSGHREKAIRAFRQGLRTSPNPKIIAELKKLGLRKPAIFQNLDRSHLLNRSLGKLFSKLGLR from the coding sequence TTGTTATTATTATCAATATCCGCCGGCGATCCGGAGAAAAAATCAGTTATGGGGCACGACGAATACAACGAGCTGTTACACAAAGGGATAAGCGCCGCCGAAAAAGGGTTCATCCCATCCGCCCAGGCCTATCTGGATCAGGCCGCACAGATCAACCATTCTCCTGCTGTGCTCAGCTATCAGGCCTACTGCCTGGCCAAAGGACAAGGGAGAATACAGGCCGCCATACAATTCTGCCGGGATGCCCTCGATCGCGATCCGCACAATTCATTACACTACCTGATCATGGGGCGGATTCTGTTGTTGTCCGGCCATCGGGAAAAGGCGATCAGAGCCTTCCGTCAAGGGTTGCGCACCAGTCCCAACCCGAAAATCATTGCTGAACTCAAAAAACTCGGTCTGCGGAAACCGGCGATTTTCCAAAATCTGGACCGCAGCCATCTGTTGAACCGATCCCTGGGCAAACTCTTCAGCAAACTCGGCCTGAGGTAG
- a CDS encoding shikimate kinase, giving the protein MDKSNIILIGMPGAGKSTVGVILAKRLGFQFYDTDLIIQGREKKRLQDIIDSKGLPYFRYVEEQVLHHLQLERCVIATGGSVVYYREGLTSLAMTGHLVYLQVSLPDLQQRIADMGQRGLVMAKGQTFAQLFQERTPLYEQFADLTVSCSGLNAEQVAATVEQQISTHWPELLSC; this is encoded by the coding sequence ATGGATAAAAGCAATATCATCCTCATCGGCATGCCCGGTGCTGGAAAGAGCACCGTCGGGGTTATTCTGGCCAAACGACTCGGCTTTCAATTCTACGATACCGACCTGATCATTCAAGGTCGCGAAAAAAAACGTTTGCAGGATATCATCGACAGCAAAGGGTTGCCCTATTTTCGCTATGTTGAAGAACAGGTCCTGCATCACCTGCAACTGGAACGCTGCGTCATTGCGACCGGCGGGTCGGTAGTCTACTATCGCGAAGGGTTGACCAGCCTGGCCATGACCGGCCATCTGGTCTATCTGCAGGTTTCCTTGCCCGATCTGCAACAGCGCATCGCCGACATGGGACAGCGTGGGCTGGTGATGGCCAAAGGGCAGACCTTTGCCCAGCTATTCCAGGAAAGAACTCCACTTTACGAGCAATTTGCGGACTTGACCGTCTCCTGTAGCGGACTTAATGCAGAGCAGGTCGCCGCCACTGTGGAACAACAGATATCGACTCACTGGCCAGAGCTGCTGAGCTGTTGA